The segment ttttttgaaagttgtgaaggatgctgcagttcttaaagtctctccacttatttgaaatgttaaggcgggccaggtaaagatgattggcgggctTCATTTGGCCCGcaggccgccagttgactagccctgctttAAGGccgccaaaaataaaaacatttcacatttaattcCAGTCCTAAGACAGAAGGAGTCTTTATATGttgttaaaaaacaattatGACACAATATAACTACATAAATAATTTAAGTAACCATTTCTGCACCTCAGGACCAAAAATTCCCCTTTATATGTAGATGCTGTTTTTCTGTAGACTTGTGTTTTACCAAAATGCAACTCATCAAAATTCACTCATCAGACAGGACGCACCGGGCCCGGGGCGGCCGTGGTGATTCATTTCCCATGCTCCTTAGCTGCTAGAATTCAGACGAGGGGAGTTTATGTAGTCAAATAAACGGGCAGCTGTGTACCACAGCAAGGCAGCGATTGGTGACGGTAcgcctgtgtatgtgtgtggtacGGTGGGATTACAGTATGTGGTGGAGTTCTCCAGACTTGGGTGGGGTTTTTTCACCCAGCGTAATTAAACCCACAGGACCACCGTCCAGACACtctatccacacacacacagtttctctAGTGTATGCCATTTTTCATAAACCACCCCCACACATCGCACAACACACATCCATCATACACACAGATGATAAACTCTAACCAAAGACAGGAATTAGCCCAGATTGTTTCTTTTCTCACCCTCACCCCCTAATGAGCCACATCAAAAAAGCCACGCATCAATATTTCACAGCCCTTCGCTGCATGCGTTTCAATATTTCCATTCGAGTTAGCATCTGGCAAATTTTGCATCGCCCTAAGAAAAACAGTACATTACAAAAGGATCTTCAAACTAAATGACTCACTATGGAAAActtttatgtgtattttgtttgtgtgttttttttgctCTGTCCGTGATTGCACGCACTTAGTGTTAAATGTGTTGAACCCGTACCTTCATGCTACTAAAGGAggagtttacccaaaaatgaaaattctctcatattTACCCACATGCCATCCCAGACGTCATTTTCTCAGTCCATCACAAatgattttctattaaaatgctgtcataTTATGGttcatattttcatgtttcatcaCAAAACCCATAAGATCCAATGAGATTTAAGGTTATTGATGTGACGCCATTTTGAAACCTATGGCTTGGATCTGTTCACGTGTCAATTTTCCTAAATTTgctcaaaatatacattttttacaagtGTTTTTACTGCTCTAAATTTGACTTAGAATTACACTGGCTGTACAAGTCATTTAGTTCACATTTAAAAAcgtgtaaatgtatatgtattattTCAACTTAGCAGAATATGTTAAACAATTTTGACATACAAAAATAAGTTTCGGCAACTAACCACTggtcaaaattttaaatggTAAATTGATATGACTTGTTAATCCAATTTGATTGGATTTCAAATTACAAGTCGTCATGAAACTGAAGTAGCGATTgtcttcttttccgtatcgtgacgtatatccgagtgaacaacttctaaaaatgagaaaaaaatgtagggcgggacttgatttcgcCCATCCAGAACTGATTGGCGCATTGTCAATTGCTACTATCTTTCCTAGCAGAAACAGTTTCCGATAGCCCCGCCCCCACGCCATTACACGTGACAGGAAGTGAAGAGGTCGTTTTAATGAGGGAGGaacttaacattttttattaaagattatatAGTTATAAGTTATTAAAGGCAcatgaattaaaataatgatgtttgGGGAAAGTGTTCCTTTGAATTGTGCTGTTGGAATCATTCTAAAGCAATCGCACGAATCATCGTTGTGATTCATATTCTGAATCAGTTTGGCTGAGATGATTCGCATAATCACTgtgtatatttaacattttgtttgtctGTGGTGCTGCAAGAATGATGATGGCAAAAATTCACTATTAATTCTTTGGTTTAGCTTCGATCTCCTCTGTTTTTCTCCACCATCACTCTTTTCTCCTGCTGCCCCTTATGCCTCACTTGTTCTGTCACTTGCGTTCTATGTGCTCACccccatttctctctctctctctctctctggtagGATTAGCATAGCTAATTTGAGCCGCCCAGTGTTCAGTGAGTTGGGAATGTGCTAAATGTGCATTTCCATGATAAAGGCCGTGGCTACGAGGCCGCTCGTCCGTCACGGCGGTACGGCGTATGCAGTTGTCCTGAGGACTGTTGAGACATCATTGTGCGTTTGCTTTTGAAGTGttcaaattcatttttcaacACCGAATACAGTATAACACTCCATTGTACCGGCAGAACATTACAGTAGATTGTATAAGCCGTGTTTTGTGGGCTGAATAGGGCAACGTAATAGCACACGTCAGCGCTTTAGAAATCAAAGGAAGCGTTCGTGCAATCTTTAGTTGCCGCCACATGCGTACGTGTGCGTTTGTGTAATTTCTCTGGTCCATTATTGTGCGTTTGTGTTTTACAGGTTGATGAGCTGTATGAGGGTTTCTGCATTCAGAGGCGGTTGCGTGACGGCGCTTGTAAGATGAAACAGGCCTTCACGGCTTCTCCCTCCACCAAAGGCACACGTGAGAGCTTGGCCGAGGTCAGCCGCAGATATAAAGAGTATACTGAGGTACATCATGCACACGACTTGTCTTGTCTATGTGTAAATCTGCTTACACTGCAGCGGAAAACTGTTGTCACTCCGGTTTGGATGGTTACATATCTTTATAAAAGAACTTTTacctaaaataaaatgtatagtttATCTCTAATGCTGAAAGGTCCACGTGGCAACACATATGAGGTCAATTCTTCACATTTGGCTGCCAAAATGTGAGGACCTCTACAACACGAGGAACAAAATCGCACTTGTGTGACGGGTGCAGTTTTACAGAGAGACGAACACCGGCTGATCTCATATAAGACGCCACAACGGCTGATGcggtttgtttttttgtgaacgtctgtgttttgttcctCAGAACATGAGCACCTTTGAGGCCGAGCTGGAGAACCTGCTGGGAGAGTTTCATATCAAAATGAAAGGTACAAGATTGTCGTGAAAATAATCACTCCCTTTTGACGTTTTGATATTTTGCTCCCGTTTTGGAAAGCTTCcaattatttgttttgattaaaagCACTTTATTCAATTCCTTTCGTCTCAGGATTGGCTGGTTTTGCCAGGCTTTGTCCCGGTGATCAATATGAGGTAAGTCAGTTAGAAAATcgtgaaatgtcatgattttttCCCCCAGTAATAAACCCATGCATCTGTCTTCTACCGAATGACTAAACGGCTGTTGTAATTGCCCGCTGTTATGCCAAGTACATCAAGTACATCCATAATCACAGTTCTCCCAGCAACGTTTTCTCTTCTGACTGTACGCACCCTCCCAACCTGATGAGATTTAGTCAAACCAAAAACCGAAACTCCCTTTTCTTTACTGCTCTGACAAAATAACTGCACATTTCTGTAAATGTTGCCCCCAGACTCACAAATGTTTATATGTCTCTCCTCCCGACAGATTTTCATGAGATACGGTCGACAGCGGTGGAAGTTGAAGGGAAAGATCGAAGCAAACTCAAAGCAGAGCTGGGATGGAGAAGAGATGGTTTTCACGCCCCTCATTACAGATCTCATCAACATCAAGGTGGGCTGCAGTCCGCTGTGAACTTGATTCCTGCagtgtgattggttgattgaaaGGTTGTTCCAGAACCCAAGCCACACTTTGTCGCTTactacgtttttttttattattatttctaacTTGTGCTTCTGTATCGCAATCTCAAAAATTTGAGGTTCcctatgtatttatatttgcatgggttaaagggacagttcacccataattgaaaattctgtcatcatttactcaccctcagattgttccaaacccgtatacatttctttgttttgctgaacacacaggaagaaatttagaagaatgtcagatctcgccccccattgactcccatggtaTTGTTTTTccctacaatgggagtcaatgagggtttggaacaatctgagggtgagtaaatatgacggaattttcattttgggtgaactatccctttaagtcaaatGTCGTCAAACCGATGccacccacaattctttgcgtaaaacttacaaatcattattataaatttaCCGTTTTGAATCAGCGCTAAGTTCTGAGCGCTGCTTTTGTATGTACTTGCTCAGTAACTGACTTCTATTGATTactgactttatttttatttgctaGTGTATTGGTAAAGCAGTGTTTAAACAGTTAAACTCCCCTTTTCCAATTTGACCTGGGACATTTGTGCTGACCATCCACCAGGTGACGGAGTTGAAGGGCTTGGCTACCCATATTCTTGTGGGCAGTGTGATCTGTGAAACCAAGGACCTTTTCACCGCAATGCCTCAAGTGGTAGCTGTGGACGTCAATGACCTGGGTACCATTAAACTAAACCTGGAGGTCGCCTGGTTGTAAGTGACCGTTATctattaaaacatgataaaaaaagcttttaatgTGTAGCGTTTCACCACAATGTTGATGTATGCTGCCCTCTTTTGGACGATCAAGGAAGTGACGCTAAATTACATGAGATGACTTCATGCTTActaattcttaaaaatattgttttatattctACGTGAACATGTATTTCTTTTTGTTACAGTCCATTTGATGTCGAGGATCTTGCCCTGTCCTCTGGAAACATAAGCAAGGCCACCGCCCTGCAGCGACGGGTGTCTGTGTATAGCCAGGGAACACCCGAGACGCCCACTTTCCAGGACACCTCTTTCTTTGTGAGTGCCATGTAAAACTACACAGTGTagttcatttacaagtattttatCACCATAAGCTGTATTTGCAGGAATGCATTGGACTTTGGCATACATGTGACTTACAAGCTTGGCTGCAGTTTTCTTatgtcccctaacccaaccatTAAAGTAGCTGTTGAATAATACAATGCCTGAAGCTTGTATGCTTCTGTCGAGTTTAAACTCTTGTGACTAATGAATTGTAACCACTCTTGTGACACGCATGCGTGCATCGATGCCAAAGAAGTGGCAGCCGCGGCGGTGGCAGGGCCAGCGGCTCTCGTTCTTGCACGCGCTCCGAGAAACGCTCATAGAGAAACTAAGACGCAGTCGCTCTTTTGGCGACCTGGCAGTCCTGCGACCTCGCTCAAGGTCCAGTCTGGAAGTATATGTGAGTCAGGTGACGGTGTGTCCGGCCGTTCTGTGTGAGCGTGTGCGTGTGGCTTTTCAATTTGCATCTTTTCTTAGCTTGCTTCTTTGTTTTGATATACTCTTGTTTTTACTTCCCCACCAACATTCACACCATTTCTTCTCACTCTTGTTCACGCAGACCTTTTTTCAGCTATGATGTGAACTATTTCATACTTTGCATGCAACCAAGTGTGCTGTAGTTTGATCTAtatgaatatactgtacatgtattgcATCTGTTCAGCTTGGGAGGTTCAAACCTATTTGTTAAATAGCCTTTTTTTGAaaagttaatttgcaaaaacagataactcagtttaaaaaaatctaaatcatgtttttttattgtgcattccaagtaataaccaaaacaacccaactgcagtttgattgataagtaataataactcaaacaaatacaactaacacaaaaaaaaatggtgcttatatggtgctttttttgtttttacaaacaaactcttcatttatattttagatTTAAGATTGTTTTCATACGGAACAatataaaaactgtatttaatgtcatatatttattaaatatttattattgcatttatttatgcaaatttgaatatttactaaaatattttaaaactctGAACATGTTTAAGTGAGGATGTGAACAAcactttaaataaacagtttaaacAAACCGATAGGGGTGTAACACACAATTCGATACAAAACACAATATTCGGTCCGCAAAGtaaaaatatcacaatatttaattcaaattaatttcaaACTGATTTTTAACATATCATTAAGaaaggaaaaaatgacaaaaaaaacacgAAAACGTACACAAAATTGGATTATTATTAATACACACAAATATGAATACACAAAAATTACACACGTTGACGCAGGTCACATTTGGGCAGCTCAACTAATAGGTTTAAACGGAGGGCAACAGAGGGTCATAGGGTAAAAAAACACGATAGCTCGATAATACATGatatattacattacaaaagaaatgtgttgtgtcatgatattgttacacccctacaaACTGACTTATAATATTTAATCTGTCCAAATCTACTGGCTTATTATAAGGGCTGACAGGAAAATGGCATGGTCATTATTAATTATATCAattataaatgttaaataataccacgtatcgtTTTTCTTCCAatcggtagaatgggagtgaatggggggcagttttttgaagctccaaaaagtgcatctatcgatcaaagaactgctcgactcAGCTCcttggtcttaacaaaggtcttctgaagcgaatcgatgcgtttgtttaagagaaatatccatattgacagtgctattaacgttaatgtctagcttccgttatccctcggctgcgcgtgaaccagaggcttgtttttctggcaaatgacgcaggcggTGCGTCAGTTCTGGTGATGAACgctgcatttttcgttttgttccaataggatgcTGTCTCCTAtgtgcgggagctttcgtcaccgtcatttgccagaaaaacaagcctcaggttcacgtGCAGCCGAGGGATAATGGAAGTatgttaatagcgctgtcaatatggatatttctctgaaacaaacgcatcgattcgcttcagaaaatggccccccattcactcccattctaccgcttttTTTTtgtaactccgactgcattattcttcaagaagaaagtcatattcatattcaggatgccttgaggggaAATTTAGTTTTacctctgaaatatccctttaaagtgaatCTCCTAGGTCTCGGTCAGACCACAGGGTTTTCCAaagttgaagggatagttcacccaaaataaaaattctgtcatcatgtacttaCCTACTGCAAatgactgtatgactttctactgcaaaacacaaaagaagtcatacaggtttgaaacgacgtGAGGGtaagtacatgatgacagaattttcattttttttgggtgaactatccctttaataaatgaCACGAGGAGCCACGTTGATCTTCCTGTTATTTCTTTCTTCCTCTTTCCCTCACAGTCAACTTTACCGGATGACGACTTCGAGAATGGAGGCTGCGGTGTGGCGGAGTGCAAACGTCTGTCCTTCACCTTTTCAGACACGCCCACCCCAAGCCCCGCCCCCACCCAGTCAAATCCTGAGATCATGGTTACTCCCCCTGAGACTGAGCCGCCCTCTCAGCCTGCCCCCCCCTCAGAAAACCATCCAGCTGAAGAAGACGGAGGTGAGGATGGGGATGAGAACGGCAGCGTGTGTGCCAGTGTGGCCAGTGAAGCAGACCTGGAGTGGGATCAGGTTGAGGGCCAGGCATCCGTCACAGGCTCGGGGGCGGTCTCTCTGTGCTCTGAGAGTCAGCTGTCTGTGGTGGGACCAGAGGACGTGGTGTTCCTCGAGTCGAATGTGTCTGATGAAGCATTGGAGCTGAAGCCGGTAGAGCTTGATGGGGAGGAAGGTAGTCTGACCAGGCAGCTGGTGAGGAGGTTGACTTCGTCTGATGTACTGCCTGAAGCCAGTGTGACGAGCTGGGCTGGAGAGGGTAGCAGGACTTTCCTGGAGAGCAGTCTGGAGGAGGCTATCCAGTCCTTGCTCCTGCGACTGGAGAGCCTGGGTCAACGCTGTGTCGAGCTACAGGACTTGGAGCAGGAAGTCATGAGACTCGAAGACCTGCTCAAGGTGAGCAGATAAGATGAGGTTtcttgtgtcattccaaacctgcgtgacttctttcttctgaatgttggtaaccaagcaacGTCGACCCCCATTGACATAAATATTTCATTgtctggacacaaaaccaccgagacgtttctcaaaatgttttgtttgttgtttctcCTCAGTGTCGGGTGCCGGCTCACAGGAGCCGTTCTTCAAGTCTCAGTTTGACGGTGGAGAGTGCTCTGGAGAGCTTCGACTTCCTCAACACATCTGACTTTGACGACGACGACACGGGAGATGATGCTGGAACTCTCTCACGCTCGGTCTTCTTTGACATGGAGTCTGAAAGAATCGGGTGAGTTCTGTTATTGTCGCGTTGATGTCACATTGATGTTGAAATCGTTTGTTTACGCGGcttgttggaatgcttgattctgattggacaGTCGCgacatgtaagggataatgtacaggcagccggttgctatcgcagaaataagccccgacagtgtgatcaggacccgacgcgaagtggacctggccaatcagaatcaaggattCCAACGAGCTGTGTAATAATGCGAAATAAgtcccttcagtgtgatacaagctggtcacactgtcggggcttatttctgcgataacaaccggctgtcAATACTATACCTTACTTACAATATGGTGGTGACATTATATATTGCGCGTCCAACAGATCAGGTCAACATCCGGAAGCGAGAGGCCACCTGAGTGAAGCCTTGACGGAAGACACCGGGGTGGGGAACAGTGTTGCCGGCAGCCCCCTGCCCCTCACCACAGGGAACGAAAACCTGGATGTTGCCATTGTTGTTCATCTACAATACTGCAATCATCTCATTCAGGTGATTGGTTTGTTTTCACCTCTGCAATGTTCATCCATGATGTTGGGTGGTtgattgtaaatatatattttcagtgGTGAAAGGTAGCATTAGATCTTCGTTCCATCAGACTGAATTACATGTAAGAGTTAGTCTCTTGTGTGCTTTGTGAGAAAGAGTAGTTGTGTGGTGCATGTATGCTTCTTCTGTTATTAACTGTCATTTCTGTGTTGCTGATGTATAAAGCAGGGAATCTTACTTGGATTTGCAGGATTTGGTTTTCTATAACCACAAACATCATTTGGCAGTAGTCAACAGATTG is part of the Triplophysa rosa linkage group LG16, Trosa_1v2, whole genome shotgun sequence genome and harbors:
- the ripor2 gene encoding rho family-interacting cell polarization regulator 2 isoform X3, whose product is MAFCDITEKDLNGLIREEAEDVFDDGVSSRFPDIMAAGTHSPGGPNGIIRSQSFAGFSTLQERRSRCNSFIGNSAVQKKPISKPRKPHLSGHKSSSSSSSRDPQPKRVEEVYGALKQGLDEYLEVHQTELEKLTSLMKDMKRNSRLGVLYDLDKQIKTIERYMRRLEFHMSKVDELYEGFCIQRRLRDGACKMKQAFTASPSTKGTRESLAEVSRRYKEYTENMSTFEAELENLLGEFHIKMKGLAGFARLCPGDQYEIFMRYGRQRWKLKGKIEANSKQSWDGEEMVFTPLITDLINIKVTELKGLATHILVGSVICETKDLFTAMPQVVAVDVNDLGTIKLNLEVAWFPFDVEDLALSSGNISKATALQRRVSVYSQGTPETPTFQDTSFFSTLPDDDFENGGCGVAECKRLSFTFSDTPTPSPAPTQSNPEIMVTPPETEPPSQPAPPSENHPAEEDGGEDGDENGSVCASVASEADLEWDQVEGQASVTGSGAVSLCSESQLSVVGPEDVVFLESNVSDEALELKPVELDGEEGSLTRQLVRRLTSSDVLPEASVTSWAGEGSRTFLESSLEEAIQSLLLRLESLGQRCVELQDLEQEVMRLEDLLKCRVPAHRSRSSSLSLTVESALESFDFLNTSDFDDDDTGDDAGTLSRSVFFDMESERIGSGQHPEARGHLSEALTEDTGVGNSVAGSPLPLTTGNENLDVAIVVHLQYCNHLIQLLTSGGSQGKQKTYLHKLSTQTLLLEELSEKNFDGPGSFTVGSDVLPDLGEWPALMSLWSECSGGMFHTTLDRVLKHMHLSFASPLRDILPHSVDSVIRTVVSEMADRSELASSSCPSPSSLAHDVITVFQFHSYAVEHNITDMEQHLLDLAKEIAFAEALSGGDTERALTQLQEVSVTSLQPRAQALWAVAGLLTSDDPELSKAAGAFLSTAASHKPFRSMAVDCYTQGLSETGSHKPKDACAALSCLQAVESIDAVVSLCDSTDEELHQVAIETLLTFGEEGRLAYEQLDTVPREMVRLGTRRGNAVTTTF
- the ripor2 gene encoding rho family-interacting cell polarization regulator 2 isoform X1, whose product is MAFCDITEKDLNGLIREEAEDVFDDGVSSRFPDIMAAGTHSPGGPNGIIRSQSFAGFSTLQERRSRCNSFIGNSAVQKKPISKPRKPHLSGHKSSSSSSSRDPQPKRVEEVYGALKQGLDEYLEVHQTELEKLTSLMKDMKRNSRLGVLYDLDKQIKTIERYMRRLEFHMSKVDELYEGFCIQRRLRDGACKMKQAFTASPSTKGTRESLAEVSRRYKEYTENMSTFEAELENLLGEFHIKMKGLAGFARLCPGDQYEIFMRYGRQRWKLKGKIEANSKQSWDGEEMVFTPLITDLINIKVTELKGLATHILVGSVICETKDLFTAMPQVVAVDVNDLGTIKLNLEVAWFPFDVEDLALSSGNISKATALQRRVSVYSQGTPETPTFQDTSFFKWQPRRWQGQRLSFLHALRETLIEKLRRSRSFGDLAVLRPRSRSSLEVYSTLPDDDFENGGCGVAECKRLSFTFSDTPTPSPAPTQSNPEIMVTPPETEPPSQPAPPSENHPAEEDGGEDGDENGSVCASVASEADLEWDQVEGQASVTGSGAVSLCSESQLSVVGPEDVVFLESNVSDEALELKPVELDGEEGSLTRQLVRRLTSSDVLPEASVTSWAGEGSRTFLESSLEEAIQSLLLRLESLGQRCVELQDLEQEVMRLEDLLKCRVPAHRSRSSSLSLTVESALESFDFLNTSDFDDDDTGDDAGTLSRSVFFDMESERIGSGQHPEARGHLSEALTEDTGVGNSVAGSPLPLTTGNENLDVAIVVHLQYCNHLIQLLTSGGSQGKQKTYLHKLSTQTLLLEELSEKNFDGPGSFTVGSDVLPDLGEWPALMSLWSECSGGMFHTTLDRVLKHMHLSFASPLRDILPHSVDSVIRTVVSEMADRSELASSSCPSPSSLAHDVITVFQFHSYAVEHNITDMEQHLLDLAKEIAFAEALSGGDTERALTQLQEVSVTSLQPRAQALWAVAGLLTSDDPELSKAAGAFLSTAASHKPFRSMAVDCYTQGLSETGSHKPKDACAALSCLQAVESIDAVVSLCDSTDEELHQVAIETLLTFGEEGRLAYEQLDTVPREMVRLGTRRGNAVTTTF
- the ripor2 gene encoding rho family-interacting cell polarization regulator 2 isoform X2, whose translation is MAAGTHSPGGPNGIIRSQSFAGFSTLQERRSRCNSFIGNSAVQKKPISKPRKPHLSGHKSSSSSSSRDPQPKRVEEVYGALKQGLDEYLEVHQTELEKLTSLMKDMKRNSRLGVLYDLDKQIKTIERYMRRLEFHMSKVDELYEGFCIQRRLRDGACKMKQAFTASPSTKGTRESLAEVSRRYKEYTENMSTFEAELENLLGEFHIKMKGLAGFARLCPGDQYEIFMRYGRQRWKLKGKIEANSKQSWDGEEMVFTPLITDLINIKVTELKGLATHILVGSVICETKDLFTAMPQVVAVDVNDLGTIKLNLEVAWFPFDVEDLALSSGNISKATALQRRVSVYSQGTPETPTFQDTSFFKWQPRRWQGQRLSFLHALRETLIEKLRRSRSFGDLAVLRPRSRSSLEVYSTLPDDDFENGGCGVAECKRLSFTFSDTPTPSPAPTQSNPEIMVTPPETEPPSQPAPPSENHPAEEDGGEDGDENGSVCASVASEADLEWDQVEGQASVTGSGAVSLCSESQLSVVGPEDVVFLESNVSDEALELKPVELDGEEGSLTRQLVRRLTSSDVLPEASVTSWAGEGSRTFLESSLEEAIQSLLLRLESLGQRCVELQDLEQEVMRLEDLLKCRVPAHRSRSSSLSLTVESALESFDFLNTSDFDDDDTGDDAGTLSRSVFFDMESERIGSGQHPEARGHLSEALTEDTGVGNSVAGSPLPLTTGNENLDVAIVVHLQYCNHLIQLLTSGGSQGKQKTYLHKLSTQTLLLEELSEKNFDGPGSFTVGSDVLPDLGEWPALMSLWSECSGGMFHTTLDRVLKHMHLSFASPLRDILPHSVDSVIRTVVSEMADRSELASSSCPSPSSLAHDVITVFQFHSYAVEHNITDMEQHLLDLAKEIAFAEALSGGDTERALTQLQEVSVTSLQPRAQALWAVAGLLTSDDPELSKAAGAFLSTAASHKPFRSMAVDCYTQGLSETGSHKPKDACAALSCLQAVESIDAVVSLCDSTDEELHQVAIETLLTFGEEGRLAYEQLDTVPREMVRLGTRRGNAVTTTF